From Thunnus maccoyii chromosome 21, fThuMac1.1, whole genome shotgun sequence, the proteins below share one genomic window:
- the jcada gene encoding junctional protein associated with coronary artery disease — MYSVEDLLISHGYKLPKHTTSSSTPTPTPAPASSSHQASSSSPPSYSKHHEILENRPGPRTVNGYERGSGAPYGNSGGTRQPQVYASSCPSNNNEPRDRSQSRREGESRNQIDTHSLGESLTSDSGFCDGSRGPQSQSKDVSYWRRRGQDFTVLLDYADLREPHGAAQGGYNRPEGPQQARGQEVPAEERQRAAQERQRWAAQAQAHSQAQAQVQAQAQAHARSREREAALHQWRMATERKCQSLGTDEWRPAVSFSRQLSQSEGERWAQEQQRLHARTPEGMVVHPRTKAKSQSLPRMLQPESLQYVDIASSGQELYRRVNGHPLSHHNLYRAPRWPENGRPASANQLLMTPKPRFTRPPRPPSYEMHQQIRGSCEVLSGRDSAVPQARDRTPLPLSRTGDTQLDYFAQDSGPPGYIPPPSYKRAPMMGGGHRGYGEIAVDYRYRGDLYQQIQVAPDGSHWFTRHPAGSWPDPQRERSMSSQKQLYPVYTTQERPGGGVQYIPFDDPRIRHISSALGGNSLTDADKIRHIRNELPSVTVSEPVSDDSAFLPPPLGPFIAAKLAGDANQTSSSDFDNDNNRWHSNLHKETVDNFPATDQNCNNRYPKNQRPPPSPSSAFQVPLTKTSSRQGSSSDQVFAETITQVKKIVPESGPENNRNTKRRVSETIFCLVSVPVHTPTNINKDSAADQNNNETIPSLTVTNTDTFAVGLKETQNLRSKSVNEMPIKPHYHFHTSSTSSMRNYKRAPLRKEIIDAWALQANEDKELCYAGSWPGNQYRNQETQTGSPLTVVKSPEPQSPPGVQEPVQSASSTTTDSGMGADSSSSYGYPMTGQKNLHPSSNSAFSRLSLSPTQPPLLQPLQDPSSPFKDRDQGDLQPSSPRKSNSSPPESAEQVVFGQFLLKPVNRRPCDAIGELESINKEMEDTISRRPNVGQCIDDLDGVKMKLDRFKSGAHFTAGPEPGREAISLPPMHMEKPNNIKVRSKSFASTADLDSMVMRSAFSRPQTNNLPSTNEVSIIPCPGPRDNCLLSSLSPHSESNRLYRQDIPVPQESLLRDVGLTVYTETPGGPGEPMQRSLSVPSPLDHKELSQSLQLSWESRTALVKKSGSPKHNLNQELKAEGETERKAQSDDMPQFRGELSLSICRTRSESNRSPKSEGSPHVTRLRREVSFVFEGGDGDERYSISEPLTYKNESTIADKHLENLLIQEKANALPAEDLSKLYEVKCAKGIPENESIEQRAARILGIAVPVEALGVADKQSEDNQDDTVTSVAEKLQSQGGETQQVIGMCEQVKEDSLIVQGAETEEVKETGSGLDQEEDDRQKHSNSHDGEDNQDTETQSAAVLDLPEFPPSKLPLSLPVSPDEKLALSMCTGEKKGRGGTCKLIESLQDKLSSSASSSATSLGRSTPDRMARLKELDSVSRIRRLSLKGSESEGEVDSEERDGDREESEVQEETKGEVVEKQEDEEDKKAEKGERKEEENPDEHPDEHENAHEIHDKMGDPEEDCEPKEENEGICKGEQRQEEETEEVNVEIALKVEKEGSREDVELKTEELDREVELEILEDDKEKPVEVRDGQNAAEVSRAEATQDAEGEKFPKPKQRTRLQKPPLLPKPRSVPKREITLPLSFSTGTCGPSNMEDEEMLSVSDSYDPSRVERV; from the exons ATGTACAGCGTGGAGGAcctcctcatctctcatggATACAAGCTGCCCAAGCataccacctcctcctccacccctaCCCCTACCCCAGCCCCCGCATCCTCGTCCCACCAGGCTTCCTCGTCCTCACCACCGTCCTACAGCAAACATCATGAAATCTTGGAGAACAGGCCTGGCCCCAGGACAGTGAATGGCTATGAAAGAGGGTCCGGTGCACCCTATGGGAACAGTGGTGGAACCAGACAGCCCCAAGTGTACGCCAGCAGCTGTCCCAGCAACAACAATGAACCCAGGGACAGGAGCCAGTCCAGGCGGGAGGGTGAGAGCCGGAACCAGATTGACACCCACTCCTTGGGAGAGTCGCTGACCTCAGACAGTGG GTTCTGTGATGGCAGCAGAGGTCCACAGTCGCAGTCCAAGGACGTGTCCTACTGGAGAAGGAGAGGCCAGGACTTCACTGTGCTGCTGGACTATGCCGACCTCAGAGAGCCCCATGGAGCAGCGCAGGGGGGTTACAACAGGCCAGAGGGGCCTCAACAAGCAAGAGGCCAAGAGGTGCCTGCAGAGGAGCGTCAGAGGGCAGCCCAGGAGAGGCAGCGCTGGGCAGCCCAGGCGCAGGCCCATTCTCAGGCTCAGGCCCAGGTCCAGGCACAGGCTCAGGCTCATGCCCGCtcgagagagagggaggcagctCTCCATCAGTGGAGGATGGCAACTGAAAGAAAGTGCCAGAGCCTGGGGACAGATGAGTGGCGACCAGCTGTGAGCTTTAGCCGCCAGCTTTCACAGAGTGAGGGTGAGCGTTGGGCACAGGAGCAGCAGCGGCTCCATGCCAGGACACCAGAGGGCATGGTAGTCCACCCCAGGACCAAAGCCAAATCCCAGTCCCTGCCCAGGATGCTGCAGCCTGAGAGCCTGCAATATGTGGACATAGCCTCATCTGGTCAGGAACTGTATAGGCGGGTCAATGGCCACCCACTGTCACACCACAACCTTTACAGGGCACCCCGCTGGCCGGAGAATGGCAGGCCAGCCAGCGCCAACCAACTCCTAATGACACCAAAGCCCCGCTTCACCCGACCCCCTAGACCTCCCTCCTATGAAATGCACCAGCAGATCAGGGGAAGCTGTGAGGTGTTGTCTGGGAGAGACTCAGCTGTTCCCCAGGCCAGGGATAGAACACCACTTCCCTTATCAAGGACAGGTGACACGCAACTGGACTATTTTGCACAGGACTCTGGACCTCCAGGATACATCCCTCCCCCATCATATAAGAGAGCCCCTATGATGGGAGGGGGGCACCGGGGATATGGTGAAATTGCTGTTGACTACAG GTACAGAGGGGATTTATACCAGCAGATACAGGTGGCTCCAGATGGATCTCACTGGTTCACCAGACATCCAGCAGGTTCCTGGCCTGAtccccagagagagagaagcatgTCCAGCCAGAAGCAGCTTTATCCTGTGTATACTACCCAGGAGCGCCCTGGTGGAGGGGTCCAATATATCCCCTTTGATGACCCCCGCATCCGCCACATTTCCTCAGCCCTGGGTGGTAATTCTCTTACAGACGCTGACAAGATCCGCCACATCCGCAACGAGCTTCCCAGCGTCACCGTGTCGGAGCCTGTATCCGACGACAGTGCCTTTTTGCCCCCGCCATTGGGGCCATTCATCGCTGCCAAACTGGCCGGTGATGCCAACCAGACGTCTTCTAGCGACTTCGACAATGACAATAACAGGTGGCACAGCAATTTGCACAAAGAGACTGTCGATAACTTCCCAGCAACTGACCAAAACTGCAACAACAGATATCCCAAAAACCAACGTCCTCCTCCATCACCCTCTTCGGCCTTCCAGGTTCcattaacaaaaacatcatcTCGCCAGGGGTCCAGCTCAGATCAGGTCTTTGCAGAAACCATCACTCAAGTAAAGAAAATTGTCCCAGAATCAGGGCCAGAGAACAACAGGAACACCAAGAGAAGAGTGAGTGAGACCATCTTCTGCCTTGTGTCTGTCCCCGTTCACACACCGACTAACATTAACAAAGActcagcagcagatcagaacaACAATGAGACAATACCAAGCCTGACTGTCACCAACACAGACACTTTTGCTGTAGGCCTCAAAGAGACCCAGAACCTGCGAAGCAAGTCTGTGAACGAGATGCCCATCAAACCCCACTATCACtttcacaccagcagcacatCTTCCATGAGGAATTACAAGAGGGCTCCTCTAAGGAAGGAGATTATAGATGCCTGGGCACTTCAAGCTAATGAAGACAAAGAGTTGTGCTATGCTGGGTCCTGGCCTGGAAACCAATATCGTAACCAGGAAACTCAGACTGGCTCACCTTTGACAGTGGTGAAAAGTCCAGAACCCCAGAGCCCTCCTGGAGTACAAGAGCCTGTTCAGTCTGCCTCAAGTACAACCACAGACAGTGGTATGGGGGCAGACAGTAGCTCCTCTTATGGGTACCCCATGACTGGCCAGAAAAACCTTCATCCCTCCAGCAACAGCGCCTTTTCCCGTCTCAGCCTCAGCCCAACACAACCGCCGTTGCTGCAACCCTTACAAGATCCATCCTCTCCATTCAAGGACCGGGATCAAGGAGACCTGCAGCCATCCTCTCCCAGGAAGAGCAACTCCAGTCCCCCAGAGAGTGCAGAGCAAGTGGTCTTTGGTCAGTTTCTCTTAAAGCCAGTAAACCGACGACCCTGTGATGCCATTGGTGAACTGGAGAGCATTAATAAGGAGATGGAAGACACCATCAGCAGGAGACCCAATGTGGGTCAGTGCATTGATGATTTAGATGGGGTGAAGATGAAATTAGACCGGTTTAAATCAGGAGCACATTTCACTGCTGGTCCAGAACCAGGCAGGGAAGCAATCAGTCTTCCACCCATGCACATGGAAAAACCCAACAACATCAAAGTCAGATCAAAGTCTTTCGCTTCTACTGCTGATCTAGACTCCATGGTAATGAGAAGTGCTTTCTCCAGGCCACAGACAAACAACCTACCATCGACAAATGAGGTATCCATAATCCCCTGCCCAGGCCCAAGAGACAATTGCCTCCTGTCCTCACTGTCCCCGCACAGTGAATCAAACCGGCTCTATAGACAGGACATCCCAGTCCCTCAAGAGTCCTTGCTGAGGGATGTGGGACTAACAGTCTATACAGAGACTCCTGGTGGTCCCGGGGAGCCAATGCAGCGCTCACTGTCTGTCCCATCTCCACTCGATCACAAGGAGCTTAGTCAGTCATTACAGCTCTCATGGGAGAGCAGGACAGCACTTGTTAAAAAAAGTGGTAGCCCCAAGCACAATTTGAATCAAGAGCTTAAGGCTGAAggggagactgagagaaaagctCAATCGGACGACATGCCACAATTCAGGGGTGAGCTCAGTTTGAGTATCTGTAGGACCAGGAGTGAAAGCAACAGATCACCTAAGAGTGAAGGTTCCCCACATGTCACCAGGTTGAGAAGGGAGGTTTCCTTTGTGTTTGAGGGCGGTGATGGCGATGAGAGATATAGCATCTCTGAGCCTCTGACCTATAAGAATGAGTCAACAATAGCTGATAAGCACCTGGAGAACTTACTGATTCAGGAGAAGGCCAATGCTTTACCTGCAGAGGACCTCAGCAAGCTGTACGAGGTCAAATGCGCAAAGGGCATCCCTGAAAATGAGTCCATTGAGCAGAGGGCTGCCAGAATCTTAGGTATAGCTGTTCCAGTGGAGGCCTTGGGTGTGGCTGACAAACAGTCAGAGGACAACCAGGATGATACGGTCACAAGTGTAGCTGAGAAACTACAAAGTCAAGGTGGAGAGACACAGCAGGTGATAGGAATGTGTGAGCAAGTCAAAGAGGACTCCCTGATTGTCCAGggagcagagacagaggaggtaAAGGAGACAGGATCAGGTTTGGACCAGGAAGAAGATGACAGACAAAAGCACAGCAACAGCCACGATGGTGAAGACAACCAAGATACTGAGACTCAGTCAGCAGCAGTACTGGACCTGCCTGAGTTCCCACCCAGTAAGCTTCCCCTGTCCCTGCCTGTTTCCCCCGATGAGAAGCTAGCACTGAGCATGTGCACTGGAGAAAAGAAGGGGCGTGGTGGAACATGCAAACTAATCGAATCCCTGCAAGATAAGCTAAgttcttctgcttcttcatcTGCTACATCTCTGGGCAGGTCAACCCCAGACAGAATGGCCCGTCTGAAAGAGCTGGACTCAGTGTCTCGAATAAGACGCCTCAGCCTCAAAGGCTCAGAGTCCGAAGGAGAAGTTGATTCTGAAGAGAGAGATGGCgacagagaggagagtgagGTTCAGGAAGAGACAAAGGGGGAGGTTGTGGAGAAACAAGAGGACGAAGAGGAcaagaaagcagaaaaaggagaaagaaaggaggaggaaaatcCAGATGAACATCCAGATGAACATGAGAATGCACATGAAATACATGACAAGATGGGAGATCCTGAAGAAGATTGTGAACCTAAAGAAGAGAATGAAGGGATTTGCAAGGGAGAACAAAGAcaagaagaggagacag